A portion of the Methanobrevibacter sp. genome contains these proteins:
- a CDS encoding CDC48 family AAA ATPase encodes MAENEITLKVAEAISQKDVGQGVARLDPNVMDDLNIHERDLIEIVGEKRTAAIALPSQTDIGLGVIRIDGLVRKNSGATIGGEVQVKKIKAVEAKKVVLAPIENNIRVQGDVRGLFAGKVMVQGDIIGSQIRAPKPSMSMGFGSLFDELMDFTPAMREIKFAVVSTNPKDIVIVGPNTEVQLHESPVDVSKIEGVGNLVDVSYEDIGGLKEEVKKVREMIEIPLKRPELFEKLGIAPPKGVLMHGPPGTGKTLLAKAVASESDAHFIAINGPEIMSKYVGGSEENLREYFEEAEENSPSIIFIDELDAIAPKREETNGEVERRTVAQLLTLMDGLKSRGQVVVIGATNRPDSLDPALRRPGRFDREIEIGVPDSEERKEVLEIHTRNMPLSEDVDLDKIANTTHGFVGADLESLCKEAAMRVVRRILPEIQNDEEIPKEVMEKIVVTGDDFKNAQKEIQPSALREVLVQIPDIKWDDIGGLEDVKQELKEAVEWPLKHPETFQRLGIRPPKGTLLYGIPGTGKTLLAKAVASESEANFISVKGPELLSKWVGESEKGVREVFRKAKQAAPTVIFFDEIDAIASTRSGNDTDSGVTKRVVNQLLTEMDGLEELEDVAIIAATNRPDILDAGLMRPGRFDRHIQVGEPDEETRLAIFKVHTKDMPLAKDVDLKKLAKNTEGYVGADIESVCREAAMLTLRKDLDAKEIPYKYFKEAIDKVKPGHNSNEEQLVQYM; translated from the coding sequence ATGGCAGAAAATGAAATTACTCTAAAAGTTGCAGAAGCAATTTCACAAAAAGATGTTGGTCAAGGAGTAGCAAGACTTGATCCAAATGTTATGGATGACTTAAACATCCATGAAAGAGATTTAATCGAAATTGTTGGCGAAAAAAGAACTGCAGCAATCGCACTTCCTTCACAAACCGACATTGGACTTGGAGTCATAAGAATTGATGGATTAGTACGTAAAAACTCAGGTGCAACTATAGGTGGAGAAGTTCAAGTTAAAAAAATCAAAGCAGTAGAAGCTAAAAAAGTTGTTTTAGCTCCAATTGAAAATAACATCCGTGTACAAGGTGATGTACGTGGTTTATTTGCTGGAAAAGTAATGGTACAAGGAGACATAATTGGATCTCAAATCAGAGCACCAAAACCAAGTATGAGCATGGGTTTTGGTAGCTTGTTTGACGAACTAATGGATTTCACACCAGCAATGAGAGAAATTAAATTTGCTGTTGTATCAACCAATCCAAAAGATATCGTAATTGTTGGTCCAAATACTGAAGTCCAACTCCATGAAAGTCCAGTTGATGTAAGTAAAATTGAAGGTGTAGGAAACCTTGTTGATGTAAGTTACGAAGACATTGGTGGTCTTAAAGAAGAAGTCAAAAAAGTAAGAGAAATGATTGAAATTCCTCTTAAAAGACCAGAACTCTTTGAAAAGTTAGGTATTGCACCTCCAAAAGGAGTATTAATGCATGGTCCTCCAGGTACTGGTAAAACATTACTAGCTAAAGCAGTAGCTAGTGAAAGTGATGCTCATTTCATTGCAATAAATGGGCCTGAAATCATGAGTAAATATGTTGGTGGATCTGAAGAGAACTTAAGAGAATACTTCGAAGAAGCAGAAGAAAATTCTCCTTCAATCATATTTATCGATGAACTTGATGCAATTGCACCAAAAAGAGAAGAAACTAATGGAGAAGTTGAAAGAAGAACCGTTGCTCAACTTCTTACATTAATGGATGGTCTTAAATCCCGTGGCCAAGTAGTAGTAATTGGTGCAACCAACAGACCAGATTCTCTTGACCCTGCACTCAGAAGGCCGGGAAGATTTGATCGTGAAATAGAAATCGGAGTACCGGATTCTGAAGAAAGAAAAGAAGTACTTGAAATACACACAAGAAACATGCCTCTCTCAGAGGATGTTGACCTCGATAAAATCGCAAATACAACCCATGGATTTGTAGGAGCAGACCTCGAATCATTATGTAAAGAAGCAGCAATGAGGGTTGTTAGAAGAATATTGCCTGAAATCCAAAATGATGAAGAAATTCCAAAAGAAGTGATGGAAAAAATCGTTGTTACCGGCGATGACTTTAAAAATGCGCAAAAAGAAATCCAACCTTCTGCTTTAAGAGAAGTTCTTGTACAAATCCCAGATATCAAATGGGATGATATAGGTGGTCTTGAAGACGTAAAACAAGAACTTAAAGAAGCTGTAGAATGGCCATTAAAACACCCAGAAACTTTCCAACGCTTAGGAATCAGACCTCCGAAAGGAACCTTGCTTTACGGAATTCCAGGAACTGGTAAAACATTACTTGCAAAAGCAGTAGCAAGTGAAAGTGAAGCAAACTTCATTTCAGTGAAAGGTCCAGAACTCCTATCCAAATGGGTTGGAGAATCTGAAAAAGGAGTTAGGGAAGTATTCAGAAAAGCTAAACAGGCAGCACCAACTGTAATCTTCTTTGATGAGATTGATGCAATAGCCAGCACACGTAGTGGAAATGATACTGACAGTGGAGTAACTAAAAGAGTTGTAAACCAATTATTAACTGAAATGGATGGTTTAGAAGAACTTGAAGATGTTGCAATTATTGCAGCAACCAACAGACCAGACATTTTGGATGCTGGACTTATGAGGCCTGGAAGATTTGATAGACATATTCAAGTCGGAGAACCAGATGAAGAAACCAGGCTTGCAATCTTTAAAGTACACACTAAAGATATGCCACTTGCGAAAGACGTTGATCTTAAAAAACTCGCTAAAAATACTGAAGGATATGTTGGAGCAGACATTGAATCAGTATGCAGAGAAGCAGCAATGCTTACATTAAGAAAAGACCTCGATGCCAAAGAAATCCCATATAAATACTTTAAAGAAGCAATTGATAAAGTAAAACCTGGACATAACTCTAATGAAGAACAGTTAGTCCAATATATGTAG
- a CDS encoding 3'-5' exonuclease, which produces MFTIKVIFFDTETTGLDFRSDSIIELAMLTVEDGTKTDSYDEFIDIGRPISPKISKLTGITNDMIRNEGINEEKVAMDLRERLTEGTLMVAHNCQFDLLFVYSLLARHFPDDANEIVSNLNWLDTVSVLKDRKKYPHRLIDAVEYYDIEKVNFHRAIDDTKALYRVALAMKNERDDLKDYINLFGYNPKYGVSGIRFPFIEYKPQMFHQRIVAPDFTLPNRK; this is translated from the coding sequence GTGTTTACTATAAAAGTTATATTTTTTGATACTGAAACAACGGGTCTTGATTTCAGATCTGATAGTATTATAGAGCTTGCAATGTTAACTGTTGAAGATGGTACTAAAACTGATAGTTATGATGAATTTATTGATATTGGGAGGCCAATTTCACCAAAAATATCCAAATTAACTGGGATTACAAATGATATGATAAGAAATGAGGGGATTAATGAAGAAAAAGTGGCTATGGATTTAAGAGAAAGACTTACTGAAGGCACATTGATGGTTGCTCATAATTGTCAATTCGATCTGTTATTTGTTTATTCATTATTGGCACGTCATTTTCCTGATGATGCTAATGAAATTGTTTCTAATTTAAATTGGTTAGATACTGTGTCAGTTTTAAAAGATAGAAAAAAATACCCTCACAGACTTATTGATGCTGTAGAATATTATGATATAGAAAAAGTTAATTTTCACAGAGCTATTGATGATACAAAAGCATTATATCGTGTGGCATTGGCTATGAAAAATGAACGTGATGATTTGAAGGATTATATTAATTTATTCGGTTATAATCCTAAGTATGGTGTAAGTGGAATTAGATTCCCATTCATTGAATATAAACCTCAGATGTTTCATCAAAGAATTGTTGCTCCTGATTTTACATTGCCTAACCGGAAATAA
- the thiC gene encoding phosphomethylpyrimidine synthase yields the protein MTQKSEAQKGNITPEMEIVAKQENIDVNKLAKLIDLGKVVIPKNINGHSKPCGIGEGLKTKINANIGSSSQIDDIELEINKAKLAQEYGADALMDLSTGSDLKLFRKKIMDAVDICIGTVPIYEAGVVTLGKNKEIIDMDPDDIFKAIENQAKEGVDFMTLHCGITKDLVQKLKAANRMMGIVSRGGTFMASWINHNDMENPLYENYDYLLELSYEYDITLSLGDGLRPGCLADASDIPQIQELVNLGGLVKRAQDANVQVMVEGPGHMPLNQIKANMEIQKTICHGAPFYVLGPLVTDLAPGYDHITGAIGGAIAASSGANFLCYVTPAEHLSLPSLEDVKEGVIASKIAAEAADVAKGLESAWTREHAMAQARKEFDWEKQFSLALDHSKPRTYREKCELDDDEMCAMCGEYCAVKIAKGDF from the coding sequence TTGACTCAAAAAAGTGAAGCACAAAAAGGCAACATTACACCAGAAATGGAAATTGTTGCAAAACAAGAAAATATAGATGTAAATAAATTAGCTAAATTAATAGACTTAGGAAAAGTCGTAATTCCAAAAAACATTAACGGACATTCAAAACCATGCGGTATTGGTGAAGGTCTTAAAACCAAAATTAACGCAAATATCGGTTCATCATCCCAGATTGATGATATAGAACTTGAAATTAACAAAGCAAAATTGGCACAGGAATATGGTGCTGATGCATTGATGGACTTATCCACCGGTTCTGATTTGAAACTATTTAGAAAGAAAATCATGGATGCTGTAGATATTTGTATTGGAACCGTACCGATTTATGAAGCAGGTGTTGTAACACTTGGCAAAAACAAAGAAATAATTGATATGGACCCTGACGATATATTTAAAGCAATAGAAAATCAGGCAAAGGAAGGAGTGGACTTTATGACACTCCACTGTGGAATCACTAAAGATTTAGTTCAAAAGTTAAAAGCTGCAAACAGAATGATGGGAATCGTAAGTCGTGGAGGAACATTCATGGCTTCCTGGATTAACCATAACGATATGGAAAACCCATTATACGAAAATTACGATTATCTTTTAGAATTATCCTATGAATATGACATTACATTATCATTAGGTGATGGGTTAAGACCAGGATGTTTAGCTGATGCAAGTGATATCCCTCAAATTCAAGAACTTGTGAACTTAGGCGGACTCGTTAAAAGAGCCCAAGACGCGAATGTTCAGGTAATGGTAGAAGGTCCCGGACACATGCCATTAAACCAGATTAAAGCAAATATGGAAATCCAAAAGACAATTTGTCATGGAGCACCATTCTACGTGCTTGGACCTCTTGTAACTGACCTTGCACCAGGTTACGACCACATCACTGGAGCAATCGGAGGAGCAATAGCTGCATCTTCAGGTGCTAACTTCCTATGTTACGTAACTCCAGCAGAACACTTATCATTACCTTCACTGGAAGATGTAAAAGAAGGAGTTATCGCATCAAAGATTGCAGCTGAAGCAGCAGATGTTGCAAAAGGACTTGAATCTGCATGGACCCGTGAACATGCAATGGCACAGGCCAGAAAAGAATTTGACTGGGAAAAACAATTCAGCCTTGCATTGGATCATTCAAAACCTAGAACATACCGTGAAAAATGTGAACTCGACGATGACGAAATGTGTGCAATGTGTGGAGAATATTGTGCAGTTAAAATAGCTAAAGGCGATTTCTAA
- a CDS encoding ATP-dependent DNA ligase — translation MKYQELVDVYSALEATTKRLEKTEIISEFLKKLDTETTEKVGLLILGVVFPAWSSEEIGIGGKLVERAVAEAVGTTQAAVEDAIRDEGDIGLACIKLYAKKSQMTFFSQPLTIDFVFNSLRKLSQISGSRSTNRKIAVILELLSQASATEAKYLTRTITEELRIGVGDGVVRDAIAQAFDIDKKVVERAQMLTNDFSVVARTAKEEGSAGLEKLNLTPGTPVKPMLAQLAPPLDEIIPEMGMAICDTKYDGIRLQVHRNGDEIKIFTRRLENITHALPEIVELFDEHLPHDNYIVEGEVIATRDGKPLPFQNILHRVRRKHNVEEAMENVPLKVYLFDVMFYQVPMIDEPLKNRRTLLESIVDTSVDEMNLSTMKIGTAENISEIQELFETSINDGHEGIMIKDASAPYMPGLRGKKMLKYKAEPETLDMVIIGGTYGIGKRGDFVGSYLVALRDENNEFKSVAYAATGLDDATLEYLTGKMKELELSTKGREIIVEPKIVLEIAFSEIVESPEYETGYSLRFPVVKNIRKDKSPMDADTVERLISMYNTGN, via the coding sequence ATGAAATATCAAGAATTAGTAGATGTTTACTCAGCTCTTGAGGCAACAACAAAAAGACTAGAAAAGACAGAAATCATTTCTGAATTCCTAAAAAAGTTAGATACTGAAACTACTGAAAAAGTAGGACTCTTAATCTTAGGAGTCGTATTTCCAGCATGGAGTTCTGAAGAAATCGGAATTGGTGGAAAATTAGTTGAAAGAGCTGTTGCAGAAGCTGTTGGAACCACACAAGCAGCAGTTGAAGATGCAATTCGTGACGAAGGAGATATCGGTCTTGCATGCATCAAATTATATGCTAAAAAGTCCCAAATGACATTCTTCTCACAACCTTTAACAATAGATTTTGTATTCAATAGCCTACGTAAACTATCCCAAATAAGCGGATCTAGATCTACTAATCGTAAAATCGCAGTTATTTTAGAATTATTGAGCCAAGCAAGTGCAACTGAAGCTAAATACTTAACCCGTACAATTACAGAAGAATTGAGAATTGGCGTAGGAGACGGAGTTGTTAGAGATGCAATTGCACAGGCATTTGACATTGACAAAAAAGTTGTTGAAAGAGCACAAATGCTTACAAATGACTTTTCTGTTGTTGCAAGAACCGCAAAAGAAGAAGGCAGTGCAGGTTTGGAAAAACTTAATCTAACTCCAGGAACACCTGTTAAACCAATGCTTGCACAGCTTGCACCTCCACTCGATGAAATTATTCCCGAAATGGGAATGGCAATTTGCGACACAAAATACGACGGTATCAGATTGCAGGTTCACAGAAATGGAGATGAAATTAAAATATTCACACGCAGACTTGAAAACATTACCCATGCACTTCCAGAAATAGTTGAATTGTTTGATGAACATTTGCCTCATGACAACTATATTGTAGAAGGAGAAGTTATTGCTACAAGAGATGGAAAACCACTCCCATTCCAAAACATTCTCCATCGTGTTAGAAGAAAGCACAATGTTGAAGAAGCAATGGAAAATGTTCCTCTAAAAGTATATCTATTTGATGTGATGTTCTATCAAGTTCCAATGATTGATGAACCTCTAAAAAACAGAAGGACATTATTGGAATCCATCGTTGACACTTCAGTTGATGAAATGAATTTAAGTACAATGAAAATAGGAACTGCAGAAAACATTTCTGAAATTCAGGAACTGTTTGAAACATCAATCAATGATGGACATGAAGGAATCATGATTAAGGATGCTTCAGCACCATATATGCCTGGTCTTAGAGGTAAAAAAATGCTTAAATACAAAGCAGAACCTGAAACTCTCGATATGGTCATCATTGGAGGAACTTATGGAATCGGTAAAAGAGGAGATTTCGTTGGATCTTATCTAGTTGCACTTAGAGATGAAAACAATGAATTTAAAAGTGTAGCTTATGCAGCAACAGGCCTTGATGATGCAACATTAGAATATTTAACTGGAAAAATGAAAGAACTTGAGCTTTCAACCAAAGGCCGTGAAATAATTGTTGAGCCAAAAATAGTTTTAGAAATTGCATTTTCCGAAATCGTTGAATCTCCAGAATATGAAACAGGATACTCATTGAGATTCCCAGTTGTTAAAAATATAAGAAAAGATAAAAGTCCTATGGATGCAGACACCGTTGAAAGATTAATTTCCATGTACAATACTGGAAATTAA